One window of the Kiritimatiellales bacterium genome contains the following:
- a CDS encoding Ldh family oxidoreductase: MICNVPFEMMASFMIDLFKAVGVPEDDSKICADVLITSDKRGIDSHGTGRLKPVYYDRIVKQKIQQPVSKIEIIRDQGATAVIDGHHGMGMVISKRCMELAIEKARAYGLGMVVARNSTHYGFAAYYPMMACAADMIGMTGTNARPSIAPTHGVENMLGTNPLVFGVPTDEEFPFTNDYATSIIQRGKIEQYEREGKECPPGLIIGRDGQTKTDSAQILKDLVSGAAALAPIGGILEETGGHKGYGFATVVELLSAALQQGSFLKQLSGLTGAGKPQPYALGHFFMAIDISHFCEPADFKKTSGDIMRELRASEKAPGTERIYTCGEKEHLAWLDRKDKGVPVNEALQKQLIAMRDEQQLMQYKFPFE, translated from the coding sequence GTGATTTGCAATGTCCCCTTTGAAATGATGGCGTCGTTTATGATCGACCTTTTCAAGGCGGTCGGCGTACCGGAAGACGACTCAAAAATTTGCGCTGATGTGTTAATCACCTCCGATAAACGCGGCATCGATTCCCACGGTACCGGTCGTCTCAAACCGGTTTATTATGACCGCATTGTAAAACAAAAAATTCAACAGCCGGTTTCAAAAATTGAAATCATCCGTGATCAAGGTGCCACGGCAGTGATCGATGGACATCACGGTATGGGAATGGTCATCAGCAAACGCTGCATGGAACTTGCCATTGAAAAAGCACGTGCATACGGACTCGGAATGGTCGTTGCGCGCAACTCCACGCATTACGGTTTTGCTGCATATTATCCTATGATGGCATGTGCTGCCGATATGATCGGAATGACCGGGACCAACGCACGGCCGTCCATCGCGCCGACGCACGGCGTAGAAAACATGCTCGGCACCAATCCGCTGGTATTCGGCGTTCCAACCGACGAAGAGTTTCCGTTCACGAACGATTACGCCACCTCCATCATTCAGCGCGGAAAAATCGAACAGTACGAACGCGAAGGTAAAGAGTGTCCGCCCGGACTTATTATCGGTCGCGACGGACAAACTAAAACTGATTCCGCTCAAATTCTCAAAGACCTCGTGTCCGGCGCGGCCGCCCTGGCTCCGATCGGCGGAATTTTAGAAGAAACCGGCGGACACAAAGGTTACGGCTTTGCCACCGTCGTAGAACTTCTTTCTGCCGCGCTCCAGCAGGGCTCATTTTTAAAACAGCTCAGCGGGCTTACCGGCGCCGGCAAGCCGCAACCGTATGCGCTTGGACATTTTTTTATGGCAATCGATATCAGCCATTTTTGTGAGCCGGCCGACTTCAAAAAAACGTCCGGTGACATTATGCGCGAACTCCGCGCTTCCGAAAAAGCCCCCGGCACCGAACGCATTTATACCTGCGGAGAAAAAGAACACCTCGCCTGGCTTGACCGCAAAGATAAAGGCGTGCCGGTGAATGAAGCACTGCAAAAACAGCTCATTGCCATGCGCGATGAACAGCAATTAATGCAATACAAATTTCCGTTTGAATAA
- the eda gene encoding bifunctional 4-hydroxy-2-oxoglutarate aldolase/2-dehydro-3-deoxy-phosphogluconate aldolase translates to MLEELLKRPVIPVIVIDDANDAEPLAEALLKGGMDVIEVTCRTAAAPEALRRIKKAFPEMLVGAGTVVTPEQAQMCIDAGVSFGLAPGLNPETIKFFNQHQTLFIPGVMTPSEIEAGLALGCKMLKFFPAGAAGGTNMLKNMAAPYVSLGVKFCPTGGVNLDNMNEWLALPVVSAIGGTWLATKQQIADKQWDVITAQVKAAVAKAAELSFKNPA, encoded by the coding sequence ATGTTAGAAGAACTTTTAAAACGTCCGGTCATTCCGGTGATTGTGATTGATGATGCGAACGATGCTGAACCGCTGGCGGAAGCGCTGTTAAAAGGCGGCATGGATGTGATCGAGGTGACGTGCCGCACCGCCGCCGCGCCGGAAGCACTGCGCCGGATTAAAAAAGCATTTCCGGAAATGCTCGTCGGCGCCGGCACGGTTGTCACGCCGGAGCAGGCGCAGATGTGTATCGACGCCGGCGTCAGCTTCGGGCTGGCGCCGGGATTGAATCCTGAAACGATCAAATTTTTCAATCAGCACCAAACGCTCTTCATTCCCGGTGTTATGACGCCATCGGAAATTGAAGCGGGGCTGGCGCTCGGTTGTAAAATGCTGAAGTTTTTCCCGGCGGGTGCGGCCGGCGGAACGAACATGCTGAAAAATATGGCGGCGCCGTATGTTTCGCTCGGCGTAAAATTCTGTCCGACCGGCGGCGTAAATCTTGATAATATGAACGAGTGGCTGGCGCTGCCGGTTGTCAGTGCGATCGGCGGAACATGGCTGGCAACGAAACAGCAGATTGCCGACAAGCAGTGGGATGTAATTACCGCTCAGGTTAAAGCAGCGGTCGCTAAAGCGGCAGAACTGTCATTTAAAAATCCGGCGTAA
- a CDS encoding Xaa-Pro peptidase family protein, producing MKKQTAAQLLISSAQMSADIRYLCGTEPPEAALLIKTGRNITLIISEMEYSRMKRAVKTGVRVVYPEQIGSTWKAGAGDWIKKTSGASRLTVPYAFPAGLVEKLRTGKYTVEIQTAPICPQREIKTADEITAIQNSQRAAVAAMNTAVNLIHTAIPDNNGILKIGGKILTAKTVRWEIIQILLDRDCTANDTIVAGGKQSADPHERGDGPLYAGTPIVIDIFPRSIKTGYWGDITRTVCRGPAAPELKKLYNAVRAAQTIALNAVCAGAWTDDMHNAAAKEMQRRGYKTGAVNGTPQGFIHGLGHGVGLEIHEAPRVSSAVHQKLRAGQIITIEPGLYYPGLGGVRIEDTVLVTQTGCKILAACPKKFELMG from the coding sequence ATGAAAAAACAAACTGCAGCGCAACTACTTATCAGCAGCGCACAAATGAGTGCCGATATTCGCTATTTGTGCGGCACTGAACCGCCGGAAGCGGCATTGCTCATTAAAACCGGACGCAATATTACACTCATCATATCCGAAATGGAATATAGCCGGATGAAACGCGCTGTAAAAACCGGTGTGCGCGTCGTCTATCCCGAACAGATCGGTTCAACCTGGAAGGCCGGCGCCGGCGACTGGATAAAAAAAACTTCCGGCGCAAGCCGGCTTACGGTGCCGTACGCATTTCCTGCCGGACTCGTAGAAAAACTCCGCACGGGGAAATACACGGTCGAAATACAAACCGCACCGATCTGCCCGCAGCGAGAAATAAAAACCGCCGACGAAATAACGGCGATACAAAACAGCCAGCGCGCCGCTGTTGCCGCCATGAACACCGCCGTTAATTTAATTCATACCGCCATACCGGATAACAATGGAATACTCAAAATCGGGGGGAAAATTTTAACCGCCAAAACCGTCCGCTGGGAAATCATCCAGATACTGCTCGACCGTGATTGCACCGCGAACGACACCATTGTCGCCGGCGGCAAACAATCCGCCGATCCGCATGAACGCGGCGACGGACCGCTCTATGCCGGTACACCCATCGTCATCGACATATTTCCGCGTTCCATCAAAACCGGCTACTGGGGTGACATTACCCGCACTGTCTGCCGCGGACCCGCCGCGCCGGAACTCAAAAAACTCTATAACGCTGTCCGCGCAGCGCAAACGATTGCTCTCAACGCCGTGTGTGCCGGTGCGTGGACCGATGATATGCACAACGCTGCTGCCAAAGAAATGCAGCGCCGCGGCTATAAAACCGGCGCCGTTAACGGAACACCGCAAGGATTTATACACGGACTCGGACATGGCGTCGGTCTCGAAATTCACGAAGCTCCGCGCGTTTCATCCGCCGTTCATCAAAAACTGCGCGCCGGGCAAATCATCACCATCGAGCCCGGACTTTATTATCCTGGACTCGGCGGCGTCCGCATTGAAGACACCGTCCTCGTCACTCAAACCGGGTGCAAAATTTTAGCGGCGTGTCCGAAAAAATTTGAACTAATGGGATGA
- the dnaN gene encoding DNA polymerase III subunit beta → MKLSIEKDILLEALQKVQAIVGQRSTLPILSNVLLKVDGDKISLTTTDMEVCVKTSAVADISEEGGTTLPARKFFSICRELPAGQVEIEVDAKDVATIRCGSAFFRLVGLPEEDFPPLPEFEEHQVYTVEQDTFKSMLQKVLYAASTDETRYILNGALLSFKDEKLAVVATDGRRLALVEQEIQFPEAAEAGIVVPTKTLNELIKTLGDEGVLKIRVSSSQAAFDFDNILIVSKLIDGTYPNFQQVIPSQCEERVVIDRETMLMAVRRVSLLTDDQTASVRLNFSKNKLELVTNSPEVGEARETIPVKYEGKEISIAFNPGFLQAPLRHLDSDEIFFELSDELSPSVIKTSVPFLYVLMPIRIS, encoded by the coding sequence ATGAAGCTTTCAATTGAAAAAGATATTCTGCTTGAAGCGCTACAAAAAGTTCAAGCGATCGTAGGACAGCGCAGCACCCTGCCGATTCTCTCGAATGTTTTATTGAAAGTCGATGGTGATAAAATTTCACTGACAACGACGGACATGGAAGTCTGTGTGAAAACGAGCGCCGTGGCGGATATCAGTGAAGAAGGCGGAACAACGCTGCCGGCACGTAAATTTTTCAGTATCTGCCGTGAACTGCCTGCTGGACAGGTTGAAATTGAAGTCGATGCAAAAGATGTTGCTACCATTCGCTGCGGCTCGGCGTTCTTCAGGCTGGTTGGTCTTCCGGAAGAGGATTTTCCGCCCTTGCCGGAATTTGAAGAGCATCAGGTTTACACAGTAGAGCAAGACACTTTTAAAAGTATGCTCCAGAAAGTCCTTTATGCTGCCTCTACAGACGAAACGCGCTATATCCTGAATGGAGCCCTGCTCAGTTTTAAAGATGAAAAATTGGCCGTTGTAGCAACTGATGGACGCCGTCTTGCACTCGTTGAACAGGAAATTCAATTTCCTGAAGCCGCAGAAGCCGGAATCGTGGTTCCAACTAAAACACTGAATGAGCTGATTAAAACGCTCGGTGATGAAGGTGTTTTAAAAATCCGTGTTTCCAGCAGTCAGGCGGCGTTTGATTTTGATAATATCCTGATTGTTTCAAAACTGATTGATGGAACCTATCCTAATTTTCAGCAGGTGATTCCTTCGCAATGTGAAGAGCGCGTTGTGATCGACCGCGAAACAATGCTGATGGCTGTCCGGCGCGTCTCCTTGTTAACTGATGATCAAACTGCTTCTGTACGGTTGAATTTCAGTAAAAACAAACTGGAACTGGTTACAAACAGTCCGGAAGTGGGCGAAGCGCGTGAGACAATTCCGGTTAAATATGAAGGAAAAGAGATTTCTATTGCATTTAATCCCGGGTTTTTGCAGGCGCCGTTGCGTCATTTAGATTCGGATGAAATTTTCTTTGAACTGTCGGATGAACTCAGTCCGAGCGTCATTAAAACCAGCGTTCCCTTCCTGTATGTGCTGATGCCCATTCGTATTTCTTAA
- a CDS encoding glycosyltransferase family 4 protein has product MKILFLTLKYPYAEVAGGHRIVYQRIRYLKESGHRVGLISFITDETPEEIDSLRPLLDELHLIPHPHRNIWTRIFHDYLMFFERPAVFWKVFSREMMEKTGEVVEKGRYDVVISEFSEMGQYLYKNPYLSAVHKIMSCHRCLTASYEKYQNMHEVYWRLYYKSLPQMRILRQYEFNMYRSADRVLVLTPQDRFTMQYYAQDLAVSIAPSGVDIDYLKNTPAFEKQQIVLMTGYMMDPANEDGAKWFVNHVWPELKKNHPELKFFIVGSSPSKVVKKLAQTDSQIVVTGEVPDLRPFRSKAAIFVSPVRLGSGIRIKVLEAMASGLPVVSTSLGIEGIDAQTGLNCMVADTPKMFIQSIEWLLTDKDLSSRLAKNAQELVAKKYALEDGMRRFEKIIKSVVEV; this is encoded by the coding sequence ATGAAAATCCTGTTTCTCACTTTAAAATATCCTTATGCTGAAGTAGCCGGCGGGCACAGGATTGTTTATCAGCGCATCCGGTATCTTAAAGAATCCGGACATCGGGTCGGCTTAATCTCATTTATCACCGACGAAACACCGGAGGAAATAGACTCACTGCGTCCGCTGCTGGATGAACTGCATCTGATTCCGCATCCGCACCGGAACATATGGACGCGTATCTTTCATGATTATCTAATGTTTTTTGAACGTCCGGCGGTATTCTGGAAAGTGTTTTCGCGTGAAATGATGGAAAAAACCGGCGAAGTGGTTGAAAAAGGCCGTTACGATGTCGTCATTTCAGAGTTTTCTGAAATGGGACAGTATCTGTATAAAAATCCATATCTTTCAGCGGTACACAAAATTATGTCATGTCACCGGTGTTTAACGGCTTCTTATGAAAAATATCAGAACATGCACGAGGTATACTGGCGTTTGTATTATAAAAGTCTGCCGCAAATGCGGATTCTCCGGCAGTATGAATTTAATATGTACCGCAGTGCCGACCGCGTGCTGGTTTTAACGCCGCAAGACCGTTTTACTATGCAATATTATGCGCAGGATCTTGCAGTGTCCATTGCACCGTCCGGTGTGGATATCGATTATCTGAAAAATACACCGGCATTCGAAAAACAGCAGATTGTTTTAATGACGGGTTACATGATGGATCCGGCAAATGAAGACGGAGCCAAATGGTTTGTGAATCACGTCTGGCCGGAATTAAAAAAAAATCATCCTGAATTAAAGTTTTTTATAGTCGGCTCATCGCCGTCAAAAGTAGTGAAAAAACTGGCGCAAACCGATTCGCAGATTGTGGTTACCGGCGAAGTACCCGATTTGCGTCCATTCCGCAGTAAAGCCGCCATCTTTGTGTCGCCGGTGCGTCTCGGTTCCGGGATACGCATCAAAGTTCTTGAAGCGATGGCCAGTGGACTGCCGGTAGTTTCAACATCGCTCGGAATAGAAGGAATTGACGCGCAAACCGGTTTAAACTGTATGGTAGCCGACACACCGAAAATGTTCATACAAAGCATCGAGTGGCTTTTAACCGACAAAGATTTAAGCAGCCGTCTCGCAAAAAATGCACAGGAACTTGTAGCAAAAAAATATGCACTCGAAGACGGTATGCGCCGGTTCGAAAAAATTATCAAATCGGTCGTGGAGGTATAA
- the dnaA gene encoding chromosomal replication initiator protein DnaA, with protein sequence MDRDKNRLWDEACRHLENTLSPEIFEKWIAVIQCRGIENGHIQLVVGNDFYQSWLEEHYIPLIRQALTAVAGKEMQITLGVDYSLISEAPAEEKREKYRSILSKRIQPAETNLNKNYTFDSFVVGSSNQFAHAAAIASAQSPSRAYNPLFIHGDVGLGKTHLMQAIGNFIYTKNQRTTVCYTTSEAFTNEYIEALTSNKLSKFRKKYRNCDALLIDDIHFLARKERMQEEFFHTFNAIFENHKQIVMTSDRPAGELAGLTPRLVSRFEWGLVVELESPDVETRVAILSKKCDQLNLSIDQNLLFYLAERISSNIRRLEGALIRVASFVSLTGQTIDRSKLEYLLRDTLDQEQRLTISSESVQKAVAEHYDIRLSDLISRKRTNNIAWPRQVAMYLVRQLTDQSFPVIGDAFERNHATVVHACQVVEQRMTEDIKLRQMISLLKQRISHSAQKTGMIG encoded by the coding sequence ATGGATAGAGACAAGAATAGGCTCTGGGATGAGGCGTGCCGCCACCTGGAAAACACGCTCTCGCCGGAAATTTTTGAGAAATGGATCGCGGTGATTCAATGCCGCGGCATTGAGAACGGCCACATTCAGCTGGTTGTCGGAAACGACTTTTACCAGTCGTGGCTCGAGGAACATTATATTCCTTTAATCCGTCAGGCTCTCACGGCGGTTGCCGGTAAGGAAATGCAAATTACGCTCGGCGTGGATTATTCTCTGATTTCAGAAGCGCCGGCAGAAGAGAAAAGAGAAAAGTACCGCTCAATCCTGTCAAAACGGATTCAACCGGCAGAAACGAATCTGAATAAAAACTATACGTTTGATTCGTTTGTGGTCGGTTCGTCAAACCAGTTTGCACACGCCGCCGCGATTGCCTCGGCACAGTCGCCGTCGCGCGCATATAATCCGCTTTTTATTCACGGCGATGTCGGACTTGGCAAAACACATTTGATGCAGGCGATTGGAAATTTTATTTATACTAAAAATCAGCGCACAACAGTGTGTTATACCACCAGCGAAGCGTTTACAAACGAATACATTGAAGCACTGACATCGAATAAACTTTCAAAATTCCGTAAAAAATACCGCAACTGCGATGCACTTCTGATTGATGATATCCATTTTCTCGCCCGAAAAGAACGGATGCAGGAAGAATTTTTCCATACGTTCAACGCAATTTTTGAAAATCATAAGCAGATTGTAATGACATCCGACCGCCCGGCCGGTGAGCTGGCCGGTTTAACACCGCGGCTTGTTTCGCGGTTTGAGTGGGGTCTGGTGGTTGAACTTGAAAGCCCGGATGTTGAAACGCGCGTCGCTATTCTGAGTAAAAAATGTGATCAGCTGAATCTTTCAATTGACCAGAATCTGCTTTTCTACCTTGCTGAACGGATTTCATCCAACATCCGGCGGCTGGAGGGCGCGCTGATTCGTGTGGCATCATTCGTTTCGTTAACCGGACAGACAATTGACCGCTCAAAGCTCGAATATCTTTTGCGCGATACGCTAGACCAGGAACAGCGGTTGACAATCAGCTCTGAAAGCGTTCAGAAAGCGGTGGCTGAGCATTATGACATTCGCTTAAGCGATCTCATCAGTCGCAAGCGCACGAACAACATTGCCTGGCCGCGTCAGGTTGCGATGTATCTTGTGCGTCAGTTAACGGATCAGTCATTTCCGGTCATTGGTGATGCGTTTGAACGTAATCATGCCACTGTCGTGCATGCCTGCCAGGTCGTTGAACAGCGCATGACGGAAGATATTAAACTGCGTCAAATGATCTCCTTATTAAAGCAGCGCATCAGTCACAGTGCGCAAAAGACCGGAATGATAGGGTGA
- a CDS encoding sugar kinase — protein sequence MKIKTADECRYDIVSLGEVMLRLDPGEGRIRTAREFRAWEGGGEYNVARGLRRCFGKRAGVVTAFAKNEIGWLMEDFILQGGVDTSFIKWVEYDGIGRTVRNGINFTERGFGIRGAVGCSDRGNTAASQLKPGDIDWETLFGKLGVRWFHTGGIFAALSETTGPLVIEAAKIAKKYGTMVSYDLNYRPSLWKEFGGLEKCREINREIAQYVDVMIGNEEDYTACLGFEIEGTDKNLTDLELGAFQNMISRAVKEFPNFKATGTTMRSVKTATVNDWGAMCWYDGKFYAATHRPNLEILDRVGGGDSFASGFIYGLMELGDPQLAVEYGAAHGALAMTTPGDTTMASLAEVKKLVGGGGARVDR from the coding sequence ATGAAGATTAAAACTGCAGATGAGTGCCGTTACGATATTGTTTCTTTGGGTGAAGTGATGCTCCGGCTTGACCCGGGTGAAGGCCGCATTCGCACTGCGCGCGAATTCCGGGCGTGGGAAGGCGGCGGCGAATATAATGTAGCGCGCGGCTTGCGCCGGTGTTTCGGCAAACGTGCCGGTGTTGTAACAGCATTCGCAAAAAATGAAATCGGCTGGCTGATGGAGGATTTTATTCTGCAGGGCGGTGTGGATACGTCATTTATCAAATGGGTCGAGTATGACGGAATCGGACGCACAGTACGTAACGGAATTAATTTCACTGAACGCGGCTTCGGAATTCGCGGCGCGGTCGGCTGTTCCGATCGCGGCAACACCGCTGCGTCACAGTTGAAGCCCGGCGACATCGACTGGGAAACTCTGTTCGGCAAACTCGGCGTACGCTGGTTTCACACCGGTGGAATTTTTGCGGCGCTGTCGGAAACTACCGGCCCGCTGGTAATTGAAGCGGCGAAGATTGCCAAAAAATATGGAACAATGGTTTCGTACGATTTGAACTACCGTCCGTCGCTGTGGAAAGAGTTCGGCGGTCTGGAAAAATGCCGTGAAATCAACCGCGAAATTGCCCAATACGTTGATGTGATGATCGGCAACGAAGAAGACTACACCGCCTGTCTTGGTTTTGAAATTGAAGGCACCGATAAAAATCTGACCGATCTTGAACTCGGCGCTTTCCAAAACATGATCTCCCGCGCGGTAAAAGAATTTCCGAACTTTAAAGCAACGGGAACCACAATGCGCAGCGTAAAAACCGCCACCGTCAACGACTGGGGCGCCATGTGCTGGTACGATGGAAAATTCTATGCCGCCACACACCGCCCAAATCTTGAGATTCTTGACCGCGTCGGCGGCGGCGACAGTTTTGCGTCCGGTTTCATTTACGGACTGATGGAGCTCGGCGACCCGCAGCTTGCGGTGGAATACGGCGCGGCGCACGGCGCGCTGGCGATGACGACCCCGGGCGATACCACGATGGCATCGCTCGCGGAAGTGAAAAAACTGGTCGGCGGCGGCGGAGCAAGAGTGGATAGATAG